The following proteins are encoded in a genomic region of Montipora foliosa isolate CH-2021 chromosome 8, ASM3666993v2, whole genome shotgun sequence:
- the LOC138013005 gene encoding serine/threonine-protein kinase 17A-like, which translates to MARTPRIEPIENFFDIFDEIGRGQYAVVKRCTEKATGKEFAAKFVRKRRKGKDCRTEVWHEVEVLDATNLPHQHPHTITLFDVFETRSEIILILELALGGDLHRHCIAYDTDEPASSRSEREVVFLLRQILEGVKHLHDQDFVHLDIKPNNILLMTEHPYPEIKIIDFGLARQIKDGEQICLIVGTPEYVAPEILEFEPVGKPSDIWSIGVVAYVMLTGLSPFAGEDKQETCYNVSLAALDFPEEYFKNISHTAQDFIKRLLQRDADDRPSVEECLNHPWLNTEELFQRSPVRKSRRSCGSEQKQKRKKLKKMQQQNGVTDGNMLTIVNGISGDSR; encoded by the exons ATGGCACGTACGCCACGCATAGAGCCGATTGAAAATTTCTTCGATATTTTCGACGAGATCGGAAG AGGGCAGTATGCAGTTGTTAAGCGGTGTACAGAAAAGGCGACGGGTAAAGAATTTGCTGCAAAGTTTGTTCGTAAAAGAAGAAAAGGCAAAGACTGTAGGACAGAAGTTTGGCACGAAGTTGAAGTGTTGGATGCCACAAACTTACCACACCAACATCCTCATACTATAACATTGTTTGATGTGTTTGAAACGCGGAGTGAAATCATACTAATATTAGAACT CGCTCTCGGCGGAGATTTACATCGTCATTGTATAGCTTACGACACGGATGAACCAGCATCGAGTCGAAGCGAAAGGGAAGTTGTTTTTCTTCTCCGGCAGATTCTAGAAGGTGTGAAACATTTGCACGATCAGGACTTTGTACATTTAGATATTAAG CCCAACAATATTCTTCTGATGACAGAGCATCCTTACCCAGAGATCAAGATTATAGATTTTGGTCTTGCACGGCAAATTAAGGATGGTGAACAAATATGTCTTATTGTTGGGACACCTGAATATGTAG CTCCAGAAATACTTGAATTTGAGCCTGTTGGAAAACCAAGTGATATCTG gaGCATTGGAGTTGTTGCTTATGTAAT GTTAACAGGACTTTCACCATTTGCGGGAGAAGACAAACAAGAAACTTGCTATAACGTCTCCTTAGCTGCATTGGATTTTCCAGAGGAGTACTTCAAGAACATTTCCCACACTGCGCAGGATTTTATTAAAAGACTTCTTCAGAGAGATGCAGA TGACAGACCGTCAGTTGAAGAGTGTTTAAATCACCCCTGGCTTAACACAGAGGAACTATTTCAAAGGAGTCCTGTACGTAAGAGTCGGCGCTCTTGTGGTTCAGAGCAAaagcaaaagaggaaaaagCTTAAGAAAATGCAGCAGCAAAATGGTGTAACTGATG GAAACATGTTAACCATTGTAAATGGCATCAGTGGAGATTCAAGATGA